The following proteins are encoded in a genomic region of Limosilactobacillus reuteri subsp. reuteri:
- a CDS encoding XRE family transcriptional regulator gives MSYSFPHQLLKLRTEKQLSQAELATRLFVSRQAVSKWENGDAEPSIDKLILLAKVFNVSLDRLILGTNDFNQPLVKLNNIVKTFNSPVLNSLDLTIQNNERIALLGSNGAGKTTLVKIIEGTLKPNEGTVKWYFNKNDSLNIMSQENVLIPTLKVKEQISLTAAITKVDSKQRINYLLDQFKLSSQPNTIIAKLSGGQKRRLSLLLSVLRQSKLLILDEPTVGMDLESIDYFWHFIEKVSGSILVITHDFNQIDKFFSRVLLLKDGQISHDIPVKEIHQHNQTIEQWYRQHNR, from the coding sequence TTGTTTCCCGCCAGGCCGTCTCCAAATGGGAAAACGGGGATGCTGAACCAAGTATCGACAAGCTAATTTTGCTTGCCAAAGTTTTTAATGTTTCATTAGACCGCCTCATCCTGGGAACAAACGACTTTAATCAACCACTGGTAAAACTTAATAATATTGTTAAAACTTTTAACTCACCAGTTCTCAACAGCCTTGATTTAACTATTCAGAATAATGAACGCATTGCCCTCCTTGGTAGTAATGGCGCTGGTAAAACAACTTTAGTAAAGATAATTGAAGGTACTTTGAAACCCAACGAAGGTACTGTTAAATGGTATTTTAATAAAAATGATTCTTTAAATATCATGTCCCAAGAAAATGTTTTAATTCCGACCCTAAAAGTTAAAGAGCAAATCAGTTTGACAGCCGCCATAACTAAGGTTGATTCAAAACAACGAATCAATTATCTTCTTGATCAATTTAAATTATCATCCCAGCCAAATACAATTATTGCGAAATTGTCAGGTGGACAAAAACGTCGCCTTTCGCTCTTACTTAGCGTCCTCCGTCAGTCCAAACTTCTGATCCTAGACGAGCCGACTGTTGGGATGGATTTAGAATCAATTGACTATTTTTGGCATTTTATTGAAAAGGTTTCAGGAAGTATTTTAGTTATTACTCATGATTTCAATCAAATTGATAAATTCTTTTCCCGTGTTCTGCTCCTTAAAGATGGCCAAATTTCTCACGACATCCCTGTTAAAGAAATTCACCAACATAATCAAACAATCGAACAATGGTATCGTCAACATAATCGTTAG
- a CDS encoding lipoate--protein ligase, protein MRYVSMTSHNIGMNLATEQYLMNNKDFGKEPLVLFYYEEPCIIVGRNQNTLEEINHDYVKEHNIRVTRRLSGGGAVYQDLGNLCFSFVVPSDSEEFGDFKSFTQPIVNVLHQMGATSAEVSGRNDILVDGKKFSGNAMYSRNGKTFSHGTLMLDVDLSVVADALHVAKDKIASKGIKSVRSRVTNLRPYLDEKYQDIDVPTFRDELLKGLFHVDDLEEIKDKQYVVTPEDQKEIDKIYEQYYNNWDWVYGKSPEFTVKRRKHFDMGTIDARFDVKDGVIKNVKFYGDFFGPQDINQLAEKLQGVKYDHDEIAKVLEAEGTQQYITGIPTAEVADLLA, encoded by the coding sequence ATGCGTTATGTTTCAATGACTTCTCATAATATTGGAATGAATTTAGCTACAGAACAATATTTAATGAATAATAAGGATTTTGGGAAAGAGCCTTTAGTACTATTTTATTATGAAGAACCATGTATTATTGTAGGCCGAAACCAAAATACGCTTGAAGAGATTAATCATGATTATGTAAAAGAACACAATATCCGGGTAACCCGTCGTTTATCAGGCGGTGGTGCTGTTTATCAAGACTTAGGGAATCTCTGTTTTAGTTTTGTGGTCCCAAGCGATAGTGAGGAATTTGGTGACTTTAAATCGTTTACCCAGCCAATTGTTAATGTTCTTCATCAAATGGGCGCTACCAGTGCAGAGGTCAGCGGTCGTAATGATATTTTAGTTGATGGTAAGAAATTCTCGGGAAATGCGATGTATTCACGTAATGGAAAGACGTTTTCCCATGGAACGCTAATGCTTGACGTTGACTTAAGTGTCGTCGCGGATGCCCTTCATGTGGCAAAAGATAAGATTGCTTCAAAGGGGATCAAATCCGTTCGATCACGGGTTACGAACCTCCGCCCATACTTGGATGAAAAGTACCAAGATATTGATGTGCCAACATTTAGGGACGAATTGCTAAAGGGTCTCTTTCATGTTGACGACCTTGAGGAGATTAAGGATAAGCAATACGTGGTTACTCCCGAGGATCAAAAAGAAATTGATAAGATCTATGAGCAGTACTATAACAACTGGGATTGGGTCTATGGTAAGTCGCCAGAATTTACGGTTAAGCGGCGAAAACACTTTGATATGGGGACAATTGATGCCCGCTTTGATGTTAAAGATGGCGTAATCAAAAACGTGAAATTCTATGGTGATTTCTTTGGCCCGCAGGATATTAACCAATTAGCAGAAAAGCTCCAAGGAGTTAAGTATGACCATGATGAAATTGCTAAAGTCCTTGAAGCGGAAGGAACCCAACAATATATTACAGGAATTCCAACCGCTGAAGTAGCTGATTTACTCGCATAA
- a CDS encoding universal stress protein, translating to MTEIYPYKHILVAVDGSKITSNVLESAIDSALRNHASLDILRIVQVTQLTDGYSNAALSNEETYNIVKTTKERLDDLKKRAVDAGVEDVNVHIRFGNPKRVIAHEFPSDHNTDLIVLGATGVSGLERFVLGSVTHYVSRMAKCDVLVVRKNDHVN from the coding sequence ATGACAGAAATTTATCCATACAAACACATTCTCGTTGCTGTCGACGGCTCAAAAATTACTAGTAACGTCTTAGAAAGTGCCATTGATTCTGCACTACGGAATCATGCTAGCCTTGATATCTTACGGATTGTTCAAGTAACGCAACTAACTGATGGCTATAGCAATGCGGCCCTTAGCAACGAAGAAACATATAATATTGTTAAAACCACCAAGGAACGACTCGATGACTTGAAAAAGCGTGCGGTCGATGCGGGGGTTGAAGACGTTAACGTTCATATCCGATTTGGAAATCCAAAACGTGTTATTGCCCATGAATTTCCGTCAGATCACAATACTGACTTGATTGTTCTCGGTGCGACTGGTGTATCTGGTCTTGAACGCTTTGTTCTTGGCTCTGTTACCCACTATGTTAGTCGGATGGCAAAATGTGATGTTCTTGTTGTTCGCAAAAACGACCATGTTAACTAG
- a CDS encoding elongation factor G, whose translation MKQIVTGIVAHVDAGKTTLTEALMYKTGAIRKLGRVDNGDAFLDPNTLEKQRGITLFTHQAELTYNDLVLTLLDTPGHVDFTSQTEQVLPVLDYAILVVSATDGIQGYTRTLWDLLARYDIPTFIFINKEDVIGADSSGVIEQLQKEFSPACLDFADPLTDEVHETIAMQDDTVLENYLSTGSLSDQTIQQLIKQRKVFPCYRGAALKLTGITNFLKGLEKWTVTPEFADEFTARVFKISHDDKGNRLSWVRVFGGKIPAKSVLLNEEKVNQIRIYNGAKFTPSQVLSAGQVGALTGLTSTSPGLGLGKTKPLPAPVIKPVLNYAVKVDKEDLHACLNALKELEDEDPQLQISWHPHIQEIHVQIMGEAQLQILQQLLQERYQLKVTFDEGNVLYQETITNKVEGVGHFEPLRHYAEAHLLLEPGKQGSGITISSDCSLDILDRNWQHQILTSLQAKEHLGVLTGAPLTDVKITLIGGRGHIKHTVGGDFRQASWRAVRQGLMELKGQNGCQLLEPWYAFHLKVPNDQVGRAINDIQQMHGTFELDEANSQALTLITGTAPVVGMRDYAQSVRAYTHGQGQLELVVAGYYPCHNAEDVIRDVNYDPVADLENTPDSVFCAHGAGFPVPWNEVPTMAHYPYRK comes from the coding sequence GTGAAACAAATTGTTACTGGCATCGTTGCTCATGTCGATGCTGGAAAAACGACTTTAACCGAAGCCCTCATGTATAAAACCGGCGCTATTCGAAAGCTAGGCCGTGTGGATAATGGGGATGCTTTTTTAGATCCTAATACGCTCGAAAAACAGCGCGGAATCACTCTTTTTACCCATCAAGCTGAACTAACCTACAATGACCTTGTGCTTACCCTTCTCGATACCCCGGGGCACGTCGATTTTACTAGTCAAACAGAACAAGTCTTACCAGTTCTTGATTATGCAATTCTTGTCGTTTCAGCCACTGATGGTATTCAGGGATACACGCGCACATTATGGGATCTTCTTGCGCGTTATGATATCCCGACTTTCATTTTCATTAACAAAGAAGACGTGATTGGTGCTGATTCTAGCGGTGTTATCGAGCAACTGCAAAAAGAATTTTCGCCAGCTTGCCTTGATTTTGCTGATCCATTAACTGATGAAGTTCATGAAACAATTGCCATGCAGGATGATACAGTTTTAGAAAACTACCTCAGTACTGGCAGTCTTAGCGATCAAACAATTCAACAATTGATTAAACAACGTAAAGTGTTCCCTTGTTATCGTGGAGCAGCCCTAAAGCTAACTGGAATCACTAATTTCTTAAAGGGACTTGAGAAATGGACTGTTACGCCTGAGTTCGCTGATGAATTTACAGCGCGGGTATTTAAGATTTCCCATGATGACAAGGGCAACAGACTTAGTTGGGTTCGCGTATTCGGTGGCAAAATTCCAGCTAAATCAGTTTTGTTAAATGAAGAAAAAGTGAACCAAATTCGAATATATAACGGGGCTAAATTTACCCCGAGTCAGGTTTTAAGTGCTGGTCAAGTCGGTGCTCTTACTGGATTAACTTCTACATCCCCTGGACTTGGTCTTGGTAAAACAAAGCCACTCCCGGCACCAGTTATAAAACCAGTCTTAAATTATGCCGTTAAAGTTGATAAAGAGGACCTTCATGCTTGTCTCAACGCCTTAAAAGAGCTTGAAGATGAAGATCCACAACTACAGATCTCTTGGCATCCTCACATCCAAGAGATTCACGTTCAGATTATGGGAGAAGCTCAACTTCAGATTCTGCAACAATTGCTTCAAGAACGTTACCAATTAAAAGTTACATTTGATGAGGGAAACGTTCTATATCAAGAAACGATTACTAACAAAGTTGAAGGGGTCGGTCACTTTGAACCATTACGTCACTATGCCGAAGCCCACCTTCTTTTAGAACCGGGAAAACAAGGCTCTGGAATTACAATTAGCAGTGATTGCAGTCTTGATATCCTTGATCGCAATTGGCAACACCAGATCTTAACTAGTTTACAGGCCAAAGAACATTTAGGGGTTCTTACAGGAGCTCCCCTTACCGATGTCAAAATCACCCTCATTGGTGGTCGCGGCCATATTAAACATACAGTTGGTGGAGATTTTCGTCAGGCTAGTTGGCGAGCGGTTCGCCAAGGATTGATGGAATTAAAGGGACAAAACGGATGTCAATTATTAGAACCTTGGTATGCTTTCCACCTTAAAGTCCCGAATGACCAAGTAGGACGCGCAATTAATGACATTCAACAAATGCATGGTACGTTCGAGCTTGATGAAGCTAATAGTCAAGCCCTAACCCTGATTACGGGAACCGCTCCTGTTGTGGGCATGCGCGACTACGCCCAAAGCGTTCGCGCCTACACTCACGGCCAGGGTCAGCTCGAGCTTGTTGTTGCTGGCTATTATCCATGTCATAATGCTGAAGATGTTATTAGAGATGTTAATTATGATCCGGTTGCTGACCTAGAAAACACTCCTGATTCCGTCTTCTGTGCGCATGGTGCTGGTTTCCCCGTTCCGTGGAATGAAGTCCCAACAATGGCGCATTATCCATATAGAAAATAG
- a CDS encoding ROK family protein: protein MQRQYLSIDIGGTEIKSALIDHSGNIFEKNHVPTPHQKEAFLAAIFAVVEPVLDKVTAICVSLPGVVNPATGEVKFTGALGFMGTFNFAAYLESRAHCPVYVGNDANCATLAEMWLGNLNGISSGAVITLGTSVGGGIVINNQLLHGPHFQAGELSAMIIDNDAPELHYSTMGATTSAVKMIETMADICDIKDKTDGRRVFKEINRHNPVIWSLFEGFCRRVAVLILNIQTVVDLERVLIGGGISAQKILIDEIKKQFMILQKSDYRLHDDVTMPEIMTAKFGNEANLLGALYGLLLTIE, encoded by the coding sequence ATGCAACGACAGTATTTGAGTATTGATATTGGTGGGACAGAGATAAAGAGTGCGTTAATTGATCACTCTGGTAATATTTTTGAGAAAAATCATGTCCCAACTCCTCATCAAAAAGAAGCATTTCTGGCTGCAATCTTTGCTGTTGTGGAGCCGGTTTTAGACAAGGTTACTGCGATTTGTGTCAGTCTTCCAGGAGTCGTTAATCCGGCGACGGGAGAGGTAAAGTTTACTGGTGCCCTTGGCTTTATGGGGACCTTTAACTTTGCAGCCTATCTAGAATCACGAGCTCATTGCCCAGTATATGTTGGTAATGATGCTAATTGTGCGACATTGGCGGAAATGTGGCTTGGCAATCTCAACGGTATCAGTAGTGGCGCTGTAATTACATTAGGAACTTCAGTTGGCGGTGGGATTGTTATTAATAACCAGCTCTTGCACGGACCGCATTTTCAGGCCGGTGAATTAAGTGCCATGATCATTGATAATGATGCGCCTGAACTTCACTATTCGACAATGGGGGCTACTACTTCAGCAGTTAAGATGATTGAAACCATGGCTGATATTTGTGATATTAAGGATAAGACTGATGGCCGGCGAGTATTTAAAGAAATTAATCGTCATAATCCAGTTATTTGGTCCTTATTTGAAGGTTTTTGTCGACGAGTAGCCGTTTTGATTTTAAATATCCAGACAGTTGTTGACCTTGAACGTGTGCTCATTGGTGGTGGCATTAGTGCCCAAAAAATTTTAATTGATGAAATAAAGAAGCAATTTATGATTCTGCAAAAGAGTGATTACCGTCTTCATGATGATGTTACGATGCCAGAAATAATGACCGCAAAGTTTGGCAATGAAGCTAATTTATTAGGTGCATTGTATGGATTGCTATTGACAATTGAATGA
- the brnQ gene encoding branched-chain amino acid transport system II carrier protein, with protein MSSIKAACKPYLVIGSLIFGMLFGAGNLIFPVHLGQLAGNQWIAATGGFLLSGVLLPLFALLAISITHANGLYELALPNGKRFALIFLVLVQIIIGPLCATPRTATVPYTIGVAPYLSKGMQGWGLLAYTGAFFLIVYFFATREGKITEIIGKVLNPIFLIMLFLVFLLAFIHPMGSTTTPQPTPEYVNHAFSNGFIQGYNTVDALAALVFGVTIITAIRQLGFKSQQSVSLATTKGGMIGIFGIGILYIGLIYLGTTSRHQFIIAANGGTTLNQIAHYYMGDFGNVLLLTLATITCMTTAMGLVVAFAQDFHYRFPQISYKAFLRGNCLLSFLVANMGLDRIVSWSIPVLMFLYPLAIVLILLGIFSPLFKGASLIYRITTGITMIPAFFDMVNAFPPVLRDTTFSMSLIHFAEKYFPLYQLGFSWLPFTMVGLFISICIWYPQQRSRV; from the coding sequence ATGAGCTCAATTAAAGCAGCGTGTAAACCCTACTTGGTAATTGGGTCGCTAATTTTTGGAATGTTATTTGGGGCAGGAAATTTAATTTTTCCTGTGCATTTAGGACAATTAGCCGGTAACCAGTGGATAGCAGCAACGGGTGGATTCTTGCTTTCTGGTGTTCTTTTACCGCTATTTGCATTACTAGCGATTAGTATTACACATGCAAATGGATTATATGAACTAGCTTTACCAAATGGGAAAAGGTTTGCCCTTATTTTCCTTGTCCTGGTTCAAATAATTATTGGACCTTTATGTGCAACCCCACGTACGGCAACTGTTCCTTATACGATTGGAGTTGCGCCATATTTAAGTAAAGGGATGCAAGGCTGGGGATTATTAGCCTATACCGGAGCATTTTTTCTAATTGTTTACTTTTTTGCAACGCGTGAAGGAAAAATCACCGAAATAATTGGTAAGGTTTTAAATCCAATTTTCCTTATTATGTTATTTTTGGTTTTTCTTCTCGCCTTTATTCATCCAATGGGAAGTACAACTACTCCCCAACCAACTCCAGAATATGTTAATCATGCCTTTAGTAATGGTTTTATTCAAGGATATAATACTGTTGATGCATTAGCAGCATTGGTTTTTGGGGTTACGATTATTACCGCAATTCGCCAACTTGGTTTTAAATCTCAACAATCAGTTTCACTCGCTACTACCAAGGGTGGAATGATCGGGATTTTTGGAATTGGGATTTTATATATTGGACTAATTTATTTGGGGACAACGAGTCGGCACCAATTCATAATCGCAGCTAATGGGGGAACAACATTAAATCAAATTGCTCATTATTATATGGGAGATTTTGGAAATGTATTATTGTTAACCCTTGCGACAATCACGTGTATGACAACGGCGATGGGGTTAGTAGTCGCTTTTGCCCAGGACTTTCATTATCGTTTTCCCCAGATTTCTTATAAAGCCTTTTTACGGGGCAATTGCCTATTGTCATTTCTAGTTGCTAACATGGGATTAGATCGGATCGTTTCATGGTCGATACCAGTTTTAATGTTCCTTTATCCATTAGCCATTGTGTTGATCCTACTAGGTATTTTTTCGCCCCTATTCAAGGGAGCTTCGTTAATTTACCGAATCACGACAGGTATAACAATGATTCCTGCGTTTTTTGATATGGTAAATGCTTTTCCACCGGTTTTACGGGATACCACATTTAGTATGTCATTAATTCATTTTGCAGAAAAATACTTTCCCTTGTATCAACTTGGCTTTAGTTGGTTGCCTTTTACCATGGTGGGCTTATTCATCAGTATTTGTATATGGTACCCTCAGCAGCGGAGTCGTGTATAA
- the tnpA gene encoding IS200/IS605 family transposase: MSKDKIKDAVYTRRYIYNFHFHLIWVTKYRHKTFTTDELSNEMKEILWQVAEDNEIVIEKMEVMPDHVHVLISFPPSKAPTSAIKALKGRSAFIFLRRHPEIRQSQSWSGHLWSPSYYMSTLGNMSKEVVEKYINDQKYNEMNKAPYGA, encoded by the coding sequence ATGAGTAAAGATAAAATCAAAGATGCAGTATATACCAGACGATATATCTATAATTTCCATTTCCATCTAATTTGGGTTACTAAATATCGTCATAAAACTTTTACTACTGATGAGTTATCAAACGAAATGAAGGAGATCCTATGGCAAGTAGCCGAGGATAACGAAATTGTAATCGAGAAAATGGAAGTTATGCCTGACCATGTTCATGTCTTAATTAGCTTTCCGCCTAGCAAGGCACCGACTAGTGCCATCAAAGCGCTCAAAGGCAGAAGCGCCTTTATTTTCTTACGTCGACACCCGGAAATTCGGCAGTCCCAATCCTGGAGTGGTCATTTATGGTCGCCTAGTTACTACATGAGCACGTTAGGTAATATGAGTAAAGAAGTTGTCGAGAAATATATAAACGATCAAAAATACAATGAAATGAACAAAGCTCCTTACGGAGCTTGA
- a CDS encoding RNA-guided endonuclease InsQ/TnpB family protein: MKSMAKMQYHYGLKMRCYPSDQQKQLIKINSDASRFIYNEMVAIGKELMQLRRVKLPIDTVQDRIKQLTMRQNAKQMSNHYQFLEDKRIDSLAKANAIQNYRKAWNAFRKVHTAGVPKFHRKSYRWRYQTNCQYPGQKIALLTNGTVCFLDNSHVKVPKIGLLRVAGSQARLLKRMCETRIGTVTLIKDPADHFFLSMQLASDESFVKVSQANHGHIGIDLNTDNFLTDSNGNTVPNPRYYRTIKGKLAKEQRILSRRQRRVKKEHRSLRDSKNYQKQRLLVAKLHAKVMNQRHNFLQQISTALIKNHDLVVAEELRSKNMLKNHALALSISDVGWRSFLGMLAYKADLYGRQFITISPRNTTQTCHNCGFVMGTNGTDKLTLADRKWTCPNCGTHHIRDWNAAKNILDKGIVKLA; encoded by the coding sequence ATGAAGTCAATGGCAAAAATGCAATATCATTATGGCCTGAAAATGCGTTGCTATCCTAGTGACCAACAAAAGCAGTTGATTAAAATTAATAGTGACGCTAGTCGCTTTATCTATAACGAAATGGTTGCGATCGGTAAGGAACTAATGCAACTTCGCAGAGTTAAATTACCGATTGACACAGTTCAGGATCGTATTAAACAACTAACTATGCGCCAAAACGCTAAACAAATGTCTAATCACTATCAATTTTTAGAAGATAAACGAATTGACAGTTTGGCGAAAGCTAATGCCATTCAGAACTATCGGAAAGCTTGGAATGCTTTTCGGAAGGTCCACACCGCTGGTGTTCCTAAATTTCATCGAAAGAGTTATCGCTGGCGTTATCAAACCAATTGTCAATACCCAGGGCAAAAGATTGCGTTGCTAACTAACGGTACAGTCTGTTTTCTAGATAATAGCCATGTCAAAGTCCCTAAAATCGGACTGTTACGGGTTGCCGGTTCTCAAGCACGTCTTTTGAAGAGAATGTGTGAGACTAGAATTGGTACTGTGACATTGATTAAAGATCCAGCGGATCACTTCTTTCTATCAATGCAACTAGCTTCAGATGAATCTTTTGTTAAAGTGTCCCAAGCTAATCACGGACATATCGGAATTGATCTTAATACTGATAATTTCTTAACCGATAGTAACGGTAATACAGTTCCTAATCCACGATATTATCGCACTATTAAAGGCAAATTAGCCAAAGAACAGCGTATTTTATCTAGACGGCAACGGCGTGTCAAAAAAGAACATCGTTCTTTACGCGATAGTAAAAATTACCAAAAGCAACGCTTGTTAGTTGCCAAACTCCATGCCAAAGTAATGAACCAAAGACATAATTTTCTCCAACAAATCTCTACTGCATTAATCAAGAACCACGATTTAGTAGTAGCTGAGGAGTTGCGTAGTAAGAACATGCTCAAGAATCATGCTTTAGCGCTTAGTATTTCTGACGTTGGCTGGCGTTCCTTTCTCGGCATGTTAGCTTATAAAGCAGATTTGTATGGTCGTCAATTTATTACAATCAGCCCAAGAAATACTACCCAAACATGTCACAATTGTGGCTTTGTGATGGGCACTAATGGCACGGACAAACTAACGTTAGCTGACCGAAAATGGACTTGTCCTAACTGTGGTACTCACCATATTCGTGACTGGAACGCAGCTAAAAATATTCTTGATAAGGGAATAGTTAAACTAGCTTAG
- a CDS encoding alpha/beta hydrolase encodes MEITIKRDGLKLYGLLEGTTTIKNDTIAILMHGFKGNLGYDDSKILYALSHYLNQQGIPTLRFDFDGTGHSDGEFKDMTVFSEILDGMKIIDYAHTTMQAKKIYLIGHSQGGVVASMLAAYYRDIITKLVLLAPAATLKDDALKGVCQGSQYDPNHIPETVDVHGFTVGGDYFRTAQLLPIYETAQHYSGPTLLIHGLADNVVSPEASKKYNVIMPNSELHLIPEEGHMFNGSRRQEILELVANFLKN; translated from the coding sequence ATGGAAATAACAATCAAACGAGATGGTCTAAAACTATATGGCCTTCTTGAAGGAACAACGACGATTAAAAACGATACGATTGCAATTCTGATGCATGGCTTTAAGGGCAATCTGGGATATGATGATTCTAAAATTCTGTATGCTCTTTCGCACTATTTAAACCAACAAGGAATTCCAACGTTACGCTTTGACTTTGATGGGACTGGCCATAGTGATGGTGAATTCAAGGATATGACAGTTTTCAGTGAAATCCTGGATGGAATGAAAATCATTGACTATGCTCACACAACTATGCAAGCAAAGAAGATTTACCTAATTGGTCATTCGCAAGGTGGGGTAGTTGCTTCGATGCTGGCGGCTTATTATCGCGATATTATTACAAAACTAGTACTGCTGGCACCTGCCGCAACCTTGAAAGATGATGCGCTAAAAGGAGTTTGTCAGGGAAGCCAATATGACCCTAACCATATACCAGAAACGGTTGATGTGCATGGCTTTACCGTTGGCGGCGACTACTTCCGAACGGCGCAGCTTTTACCAATTTACGAAACAGCGCAGCATTATAGTGGACCCACACTGCTAATTCATGGGTTAGCTGATAATGTAGTTTCCCCGGAAGCTTCAAAGAAATATAATGTAATCATGCCTAACAGTGAATTGCATTTAATTCCTGAAGAAGGACATATGTTTAATGGCTCACGACGCCAAGAAATTTTGGAACTGGTAGCTAACTTTTTAAAAAATTAG
- a CDS encoding APC family permease, whose amino-acid sequence MELINTEKKNPKKLSFISIYFLGINGVIGSGAFLLPQVIYKDMNLASVLVLLCAAITVSMVALCYADLSSRFTGSGAAWLYSYNAFGRFTGYELGIFTWFLGCCTLSAEVVALLTTLRSFLPIFNTHWVYYVSVFGLILLFSIINFFGRTLVKLVDNLSSAAKMITILAFIVIGVFCIHFANFSPVIPHAATTGAMPLAKHFGAAFSVVFYMFTGFSFIPIAAKQMTDPEKNIPRVLIAVMVSVTIMYSLMMLVAIGILGTRMSKYSTPIANAFGTGVGKWGYILVIVGMLISIFGVAFAASFNTPSLISSLANEHAMLPKWVGKKNRHDAPWVAIILTAVVSMLLVTQSYLFLVSCIVLASFVQYVPSILAVIKFKHTNEFPNHGFKLPGKYIIPVLALLISCYMVTNFTIKTITVGVVVAILAAVSYFFVKVDEKHEAHHREMLEKLKH is encoded by the coding sequence GTGGAGCTTATCAATACGGAAAAGAAAAATCCTAAAAAGTTATCGTTTATTTCAATTTACTTTTTAGGTATTAATGGTGTTATTGGTTCAGGTGCTTTTTTGCTACCACAAGTTATCTATAAGGATATGAATTTAGCAAGTGTCCTTGTCTTACTCTGTGCGGCGATTACGGTTAGCATGGTTGCATTATGTTATGCGGACCTTTCTAGTCGGTTTACCGGATCGGGTGCCGCATGGCTTTATTCCTATAATGCATTTGGCCGGTTTACTGGCTATGAGCTCGGCATCTTTACATGGTTTCTAGGATGCTGTACTTTATCTGCCGAAGTGGTAGCTTTGTTGACAACTCTCCGAAGCTTTTTACCGATTTTTAATACTCATTGGGTATACTATGTTTCTGTTTTTGGCTTAATTTTATTATTCTCAATTATTAATTTCTTTGGCCGAACGCTTGTTAAGTTGGTCGATAACCTCTCTTCAGCTGCAAAAATGATTACGATTCTTGCTTTTATTGTAATTGGCGTTTTTTGTATTCATTTTGCCAATTTTTCACCGGTAATTCCTCATGCAGCAACCACCGGGGCGATGCCGCTTGCCAAACATTTTGGAGCAGCTTTTAGTGTTGTTTTCTATATGTTTACCGGCTTTTCGTTTATTCCAATTGCTGCAAAACAAATGACTGATCCGGAGAAAAATATTCCGCGTGTATTAATTGCCGTAATGGTTAGTGTAACGATTATGTATTCGCTAATGATGCTGGTAGCAATCGGTATTTTGGGAACTAGGATGTCAAAATATAGTACGCCAATTGCAAATGCCTTTGGAACTGGTGTCGGTAAATGGGGATACATTTTAGTAATTGTGGGAATGTTAATCAGTATTTTCGGGGTGGCATTTGCGGCCTCCTTTAACACTCCGTCATTAATTTCCTCACTAGCGAATGAACACGCGATGTTGCCAAAGTGGGTTGGTAAAAAGAACCGCCATGATGCACCCTGGGTAGCAATCATCCTGACAGCCGTTGTTTCAATGTTATTAGTTACGCAATCTTACCTCTTTCTTGTTTCTTGTATTGTGCTTGCTTCGTTTGTTCAATATGTTCCATCAATTTTAGCAGTAATTAAGTTTAAACATACTAATGAATTCCCTAATCACGGGTTTAAGCTTCCCGGAAAATATATCATTCCAGTGTTAGCACTCTTAATCTCGTGCTACATGGTAACCAATTTCACAATTAAAACGATCACAGTTGGGGTTGTAGTCGCCATCCTAGCCGCGGTTTCTTACTTCTTTGTTAAGGTGGATGAAAAACACGAGGCTCACCACCGGGAAATGTTGGAGAAACTAAAACACTAA